One region of Streptomyces capillispiralis genomic DNA includes:
- a CDS encoding M55 family metallopeptidase → MKILISADMEGATGVTWPADVLPGTPQWERCRSMFTSDVNAAVQGFFDGGADGVLINEAHWTMRNLLLEQLDDRAEMLTGRHKSLSMVEGVQHGDVDGIAFIGYHAGAGMEGVLAHTFLANSITGVWVDDVRASEGLLNAHVVAEYGVPVVLVTGDDVACEDALGYAPEALKVAVKDHVSRYAAVCRTPARTAADIRAAAKEAAALAVRREPVDGGPFTVAVEFDAEHLAMAATVVPGVTRTGERKVAYTSGTMYDGIRTFKAVTTIASAAVEEQYG, encoded by the coding sequence ATGAAGATCCTCATCAGCGCCGACATGGAGGGCGCCACCGGTGTCACCTGGCCGGCCGACGTGCTGCCGGGGACTCCCCAGTGGGAGCGGTGCCGGTCGATGTTCACCTCGGACGTCAACGCCGCCGTCCAGGGCTTCTTCGACGGCGGCGCCGACGGGGTGCTCATCAACGAGGCCCACTGGACCATGCGCAACCTGCTGCTGGAACAGCTGGACGACCGGGCCGAGATGCTCACCGGCCGGCACAAGTCCCTCTCCATGGTGGAGGGCGTGCAGCACGGCGACGTCGACGGCATCGCCTTCATCGGCTACCACGCCGGCGCCGGCATGGAGGGCGTCCTCGCCCACACCTTCCTCGCCAACTCCATCACCGGCGTGTGGGTCGACGACGTACGCGCCAGCGAGGGACTGCTGAACGCGCACGTGGTCGCCGAGTACGGGGTGCCGGTGGTCCTCGTCACGGGTGACGACGTCGCCTGCGAGGACGCCCTCGGCTACGCCCCCGAGGCGCTGAAGGTCGCCGTCAAGGACCATGTGTCGCGGTACGCGGCCGTGTGCCGCACACCGGCCCGCACCGCCGCCGACATCCGCGCGGCCGCCAAGGAGGCGGCCGCGCTCGCGGTGCGCCGGGAGCCCGTGGACGGCGGGCCGTTCACGGTCGCCGTGGAGTTCGACGCCGAGCACCTGGCGATGGCCGCCACCGTCGTGCCGGGAGTCACCCGCACCGGTGAGCGGAAGGTGGCGTACACCAGCGGGACCATGTACGACGGGATCCGCACCTTCAAGGCGGTCACCACGATCGCCTCGGCCGCGGTGGAGGAGCAGTATGGCTGA
- a CDS encoding Rv2578c family radical SAM protein has protein sequence MRWENLTPDSGHSRAEAALFGAEAVTTRTFDTPEFRGITFHEIRARSIVNRVPGASRMPFEWTVNPYRGCTHACVYCFARKTHSYLDLDTGLGFDSQIVVKVNAPELLRHRLASRGWQGEHIAMGTNVDCYQRAEGRYRLMPGILAALRDHANPFSILTKGTLILRDLELIEQAAEVTDVGVSVSVGFTDEDLWRTVEPGTPAPERRLDVVRALAGRGIGCGVLMAPVIPFLSDRPEQLRATVRAIAAAGATSVTPLVLHLRPGAREWFMSWLARHHPHLVHRYERLYAEGAYAPKWYQRRVTGQVHELAQEYGIGPAGAGMPRRARTPEPAPEPATEPTQLTLL, from the coding sequence ATGCGCTGGGAGAACCTCACCCCGGACTCCGGACACAGCCGGGCCGAGGCCGCGCTGTTCGGCGCGGAGGCGGTGACCACCCGCACCTTCGACACGCCGGAGTTCCGCGGCATCACCTTCCACGAGATCCGGGCCCGCTCGATCGTCAACCGGGTGCCGGGGGCCTCCCGCATGCCGTTCGAGTGGACGGTGAACCCCTACCGGGGCTGCACCCACGCGTGCGTCTACTGCTTCGCCCGCAAGACGCACAGCTACCTGGACCTCGACACCGGGCTCGGTTTCGACAGCCAGATCGTGGTCAAGGTCAACGCGCCCGAGCTGCTGCGCCACCGGCTGGCCTCCCGCGGCTGGCAGGGCGAGCACATAGCGATGGGCACGAACGTCGACTGCTACCAGCGCGCGGAGGGCCGCTACCGGCTGATGCCGGGCATCCTCGCCGCCCTGCGCGACCACGCCAACCCCTTCTCGATCCTCACCAAGGGCACGCTGATCCTGCGCGACCTGGAACTGATCGAGCAGGCCGCGGAGGTGACGGACGTCGGCGTCTCGGTGTCGGTGGGCTTCACCGACGAGGATCTGTGGCGCACGGTCGAGCCGGGCACGCCGGCGCCCGAACGGCGGCTGGACGTGGTCCGCGCGCTCGCCGGGCGCGGCATCGGCTGCGGGGTGCTGATGGCGCCGGTGATCCCGTTCCTGAGCGACCGTCCGGAGCAACTGCGGGCGACCGTCCGCGCGATCGCGGCCGCGGGGGCCACCTCCGTCACCCCCCTGGTGCTGCACCTGCGGCCCGGTGCCCGCGAGTGGTTCATGTCCTGGCTCGCGCGGCACCATCCGCACCTGGTCCACCGCTACGAGCGGCTGTACGCGGAGGGCGCCTACGCCCCGAAGTGGTATCAGCGCCGCGTCACCGGCCAGGTGCACGAGCTGGCCCAGGAGTACGGCATTGGCCCGGCCGGCGCGGGAATGCCGCGCCGCGCCCGGACCCCGGAGCCCGCCCCGGAGCCGGCGACGGAGCCCACCCAACTCACGCTCCTCTAG
- a CDS encoding SRPBCC family protein, which translates to MAQVEATTERIVAADAETVFDALADYSGTRAKVMPEQYSEYEVREGGDGEGSLVHWKLQATSKRVRDCLLEVTEPADGELVEKDRNSSMVTTWRVTPAGEGRSRVVVTTVWNGAGGIGGFFEKTFAPKGLARIYDALLARLAAEVEK; encoded by the coding sequence ATGGCGCAGGTCGAGGCCACTACGGAGCGGATCGTCGCGGCGGACGCGGAGACGGTGTTCGATGCCCTCGCCGACTACAGCGGCACCCGCGCGAAGGTGATGCCCGAGCAGTACAGCGAGTACGAGGTGCGCGAGGGCGGCGACGGCGAGGGCAGCCTGGTGCACTGGAAGCTCCAGGCCACCAGCAAGCGCGTGCGCGACTGCCTGCTGGAGGTCACCGAGCCGGCCGACGGCGAACTGGTCGAGAAGGACCGCAACTCCTCCATGGTCACCACCTGGCGGGTCACCCCGGCCGGCGAGGGCCGCTCCCGGGTCGTCGTGACCACCGTGTGGAACGGGGCCGGCGGGATCGGCGGCTTCTTCGAGAAGACCTTCGCGCCCAAGGGCCTCGCCCGCATCTACGACGCCCTGCTCGCGCGGCTCGCCGCCGAGGTCGAGAAGTAG
- a CDS encoding M20/M25/M40 family metallo-hydrolase has product MADERALDEVVTFTSDLIRIDTTNRGGGDCRERPAAEYAAARLAEAGLEPVLLERTPGRTNVVARLEGTDPSADALLVHGHLDVVPAEAADWSVHPFSGEVRDGVVWGRGAVDMKNMDAMILAVVRAWAREGVRPRRDVVIAFTADEEASAEDGSGFLADRHAHLFEGCTEGVSESGAFTFHDGDGRQLYPIAAGERGTAWLKLTARGRAGHGSKVNRENAVTRLAAAITRIGEHEWPLRLTPTVRAALTELAAVYGIETDLSDVDALLDKLGTAGKLVESTVRNSANPTMLDAGYKINVIPGEAVAHVDGRYLSGVEDEFRATMDQLTGPDVDWEFQHREVALQAPVDSPTFARMRAAVEAFAPEGHVVPYCMSGGTDAKQFSRLGITGYGFAPLKLPEGFDYQALFHGVDERVPVEALHFGVHVLDRFLRTA; this is encoded by the coding sequence ATGGCTGACGAGCGGGCCCTGGACGAGGTCGTGACGTTCACGTCGGACCTGATCCGGATCGACACGACCAACAGGGGCGGCGGCGACTGCCGGGAGCGGCCGGCCGCCGAGTACGCCGCCGCACGGCTCGCCGAGGCCGGCCTGGAACCGGTCCTCCTGGAGCGCACCCCCGGACGCACCAACGTGGTCGCCCGCCTGGAGGGCACCGACCCGTCGGCGGACGCGCTGCTCGTCCACGGCCACCTGGACGTCGTCCCGGCCGAGGCCGCCGACTGGAGCGTGCACCCCTTCTCCGGGGAGGTCCGCGACGGGGTCGTCTGGGGCCGCGGCGCCGTCGACATGAAGAACATGGACGCGATGATCCTCGCCGTGGTGCGGGCCTGGGCCCGCGAGGGCGTCCGGCCCCGGCGCGACGTGGTGATCGCGTTCACCGCCGACGAGGAGGCCAGCGCCGAGGACGGCTCCGGCTTCCTCGCCGACCGGCACGCCCACCTCTTCGAGGGCTGCACCGAGGGCGTCAGCGAGTCGGGCGCGTTCACCTTCCACGACGGCGACGGGCGGCAGCTCTACCCGATCGCGGCCGGCGAGCGCGGCACGGCCTGGCTGAAGCTCACCGCCCGCGGCCGGGCCGGCCACGGCTCCAAGGTCAACCGGGAGAACGCGGTGACCCGTCTCGCCGCCGCCATCACCCGCATCGGCGAGCACGAGTGGCCGCTGCGGCTCACCCCGACGGTGCGGGCCGCGCTCACCGAACTCGCCGCCGTGTACGGCATCGAGACCGACCTGTCCGACGTGGACGCCCTGCTGGACAAGCTGGGCACCGCCGGGAAGCTGGTCGAGTCCACGGTCCGCAACAGCGCCAACCCGACCATGCTGGACGCCGGCTACAAGATCAACGTGATTCCGGGCGAGGCCGTGGCACACGTCGACGGACGGTATCTGTCCGGCGTCGAGGACGAGTTCCGCGCCACCATGGACCAGCTCACCGGGCCGGACGTCGACTGGGAGTTCCAGCACCGCGAAGTGGCCCTCCAGGCACCGGTGGACTCGCCGACGTTCGCCCGGATGCGGGCCGCGGTCGAGGCGTTCGCCCCCGAGGGACACGTGGTGCCGTACTGCATGTCGGGCGGCACCGACGCCAAGCAGTTCTCCCGGCTGGGCATCACCGGCTACGGGTTCGCGCCGCTGAAGCTGCCCGAGGGCTTCGACTACCAGGCCCTCTTCCACGGGGTCGACGAGCGCGTCCCCGTCGAGGCGCTGCACTTCGGCGTCCATGTCCTCGACCGG
- a CDS encoding MFS transporter: MGGITPARDEPVTAPPAVGPPPPAPAPAPGPGPLRVRLVLLALMSALLLAALEQLTVATALPEIVGELHGQDRMSWVITASLLTATIGLPVYGRLADVLGRKGVLQFAVLVFVVGSALAGRAATMDQLIACRALQGVGAGGLMTGVQAIVADIVPARRRGRFTGLMGAAFGLASVTGPLLGGYFTDHLSWRWCFYVNVPLGLVTMAVVALALKLPKPAARPRLDVLGALLLAVVPTCLVLLASWGGTRYAWDSRVVLGLGAGAAAATLLFLLVERLTAEPLLPPRLFRDSVFTVSALVGLVTGAALFGVAGYLPTYLQMVHGVSATGSGLLMLPLTGGIVGASVLSGQLVSRTGRYRSHPVVGCALAVTGMWLLSRLEPGTPRLHFGIWTAVLGAGIGMVMPVLVLAVQNSARPADLGAATSAHTYFRQIGGSVGAAVVGALLAGRLTDAHPPAGAAPHDARPLTPQFVHALPPELRDAHVQAYADTVPSVFLHLVPVLVLGLLTAFFLKEKPLVSHHTPIADPAQEAPRTDPRVPGARSPHTGGVPVCGTVQHPDGTAVPRAALTLVDVSGRQTGRGASGEDGRYALATPGPGAYVLIAAAGGHQPQAVSVTVGERPVELDVVLGGAGRLAGGVLTADGTPVRDAAVTLTNVHGEVVASTRSGREGGYVISELVAGEYTLAASAPAFRPAALPVTVQAARETRQDIELAGGAVLRGTVRAGGGRPVEEARVTLLDAAGNVVDTLTTGPDGIFRFVDLSSGEYTVIATGYPPVATVLRMAGGGRTERDLQLGHED; this comes from the coding sequence ATGGGCGGGATCACTCCGGCGCGGGACGAGCCGGTCACGGCGCCACCCGCGGTGGGCCCGCCGCCCCCGGCACCGGCCCCCGCGCCCGGTCCGGGCCCGCTCCGGGTCCGGCTGGTCCTCCTCGCGCTGATGTCGGCGCTGCTGCTCGCCGCCCTGGAGCAGCTGACCGTCGCCACCGCGCTCCCGGAGATCGTCGGCGAACTGCACGGCCAGGACCGGATGTCCTGGGTGATCACCGCCTCCCTGCTCACCGCCACCATCGGACTGCCGGTCTACGGCAGGCTCGCCGACGTGCTCGGCCGCAAGGGCGTCCTCCAGTTCGCCGTCCTGGTCTTCGTCGTCGGCTCCGCCCTGGCCGGCCGCGCCGCCACAATGGACCAGCTGATCGCCTGCCGCGCGCTGCAGGGCGTCGGCGCGGGCGGCCTGATGACCGGCGTCCAGGCGATCGTCGCGGACATCGTGCCCGCGCGGCGGCGCGGCCGGTTCACGGGACTGATGGGCGCCGCCTTCGGACTCGCCTCCGTCACCGGACCGCTGCTCGGCGGCTACTTCACCGACCACCTCTCCTGGCGCTGGTGCTTCTACGTCAACGTGCCCCTCGGCCTCGTCACCATGGCCGTCGTCGCCCTGGCGCTCAAGCTGCCGAAACCGGCCGCCCGGCCCCGCCTCGACGTCCTCGGTGCCCTCCTGCTGGCCGTCGTCCCCACCTGCCTGGTCCTGCTGGCCAGTTGGGGCGGCACCCGGTACGCCTGGGACTCCCGCGTCGTGCTCGGCCTCGGCGCCGGCGCCGCCGCGGCCACCCTGCTCTTCCTCCTCGTCGAGCGCCTCACCGCCGAACCCCTGCTCCCGCCGCGGCTGTTCAGGGACTCCGTCTTCACCGTCAGCGCGCTGGTGGGCCTGGTGACCGGGGCCGCCCTGTTCGGCGTCGCCGGCTATCTGCCGACGTACCTGCAGATGGTCCACGGGGTCTCCGCCACCGGGTCAGGACTGCTGATGCTGCCCCTGACGGGCGGCATCGTCGGCGCCTCCGTCCTCTCCGGGCAGCTCGTCAGCCGCACCGGCCGCTACCGGAGCCATCCCGTCGTGGGCTGCGCCCTCGCCGTCACCGGCATGTGGCTGCTGTCCCGCCTGGAGCCCGGCACGCCCCGGCTGCACTTCGGGATCTGGACGGCCGTCCTCGGCGCCGGGATCGGCATGGTGATGCCGGTGCTGGTCCTCGCCGTGCAGAACTCCGCGCGCCCCGCCGACCTGGGCGCCGCCACCAGCGCCCACACCTACTTCCGGCAGATCGGCGGCAGCGTCGGCGCCGCCGTCGTCGGCGCCCTCCTGGCCGGCCGGCTCACCGACGCGCACCCGCCCGCGGGCGCCGCGCCGCACGACGCCCGCCCGCTCACCCCGCAGTTCGTGCACGCGCTGCCGCCCGAGCTGCGCGACGCCCACGTCCAGGCCTACGCCGACACCGTGCCGAGCGTCTTCCTCCACCTGGTGCCGGTGCTCGTCCTCGGCCTGCTCACCGCCTTTTTCCTCAAGGAGAAACCCCTGGTGTCCCACCACACCCCCATCGCCGACCCGGCACAGGAAGCACCCCGCACCGACCCGCGCGTACCGGGGGCCCGTTCGCCGCACACCGGCGGCGTTCCCGTCTGCGGGACCGTGCAGCACCCCGACGGCACCGCCGTACCCCGCGCGGCGCTCACCCTCGTCGACGTCTCCGGACGGCAGACCGGGCGGGGCGCCAGCGGCGAGGACGGACGGTACGCGCTCGCCACGCCCGGCCCGGGCGCGTACGTCCTGATCGCCGCCGCGGGCGGCCACCAGCCGCAGGCGGTCTCCGTGACCGTCGGCGAGCGGCCCGTCGAACTCGACGTCGTCCTCGGCGGCGCCGGCCGGCTGGCCGGCGGCGTCCTCACCGCCGACGGCACCCCCGTGCGGGACGCCGCCGTCACCCTCACCAACGTCCACGGGGAGGTCGTCGCCAGCACCCGCAGCGGCCGCGAGGGCGGCTACGTCATCAGCGAACTGGTGGCGGGCGAGTACACCCTCGCCGCCAGCGCCCCCGCCTTCCGCCCGGCCGCCCTCCCCGTCACCGTCCAGGCGGCCCGCGAGACCCGCCAGGACATCGAGCTGGCCGGCGGCGCCGTGCTGCGCGGCACGGTGCGGGCGGGCGGCGGACGGCCGGTCGAGGAGGCGCGCGTGACCCTGCTCGACGCGGCGGGCAACGTCGTCGACACCCTCACCACCGGACCCGACGGGATCTTCCGGTTCGTCGACCTGTCGTCCGGCGAGTACACCGTGATCGCCACCGGGTACCCGCCGGTCGCCACGGTGCTGCGGATGGCGGGCGGCGGACGAACGGAACGCGACCTTCAGCTCGGGCACGAGGACTGA
- a CDS encoding alpha/beta hydrolase: protein MRRSAAVLCGAAAVVAGSLTAVPAEAGTPRATEPFPVARAAWKPCGTDDYPALQCASVEVPLDHADPAGRRITLALSRIPHTAEKYQGPLLVNPGGPGGSGLTLAGFVASSLPRQVAAQYDVIGFDPRGVGASEPALDCVPGHFGHVRPDTVPTTPEVEQANLARVRSFAEACGRKYAGLLPHIDTAGAVRDMDVIRRALGAQKINYFGYSYGTYLGAVYAKLFPERVRRLVLDSVVDPTEVWYDANLNQDHAFNERHRAFMAWVARHDSAYRLGTDPEKVEAEWYAMRAALKEKPAGGKVGAAELEDTYIPGGYYNGYWPYLAQAFSAYVNDRDAEPLIEAFENFGAVDAAGDNGYSIYTAVECRDASWPDDWRQWRKDNWEAYERAPFMTWNNAWYNAPCAFWPTGHLRPERIRNSKLPPALLFQATHDAATPYQGAATVHRLLDRSSLVVESGGGNHGITLSGNACLDRHLAAYLADGTVPRGGHGEADAVCAPLPDPKPLTSKAAPTTARGSTLHGLLGFRG, encoded by the coding sequence ATGAGAAGAAGCGCAGCCGTGCTGTGCGGTGCCGCCGCCGTCGTGGCCGGAAGCCTCACGGCCGTGCCCGCCGAGGCCGGCACCCCGCGCGCCACGGAGCCGTTCCCCGTCGCCCGGGCCGCGTGGAAGCCGTGCGGCACCGACGACTACCCGGCGCTGCAGTGCGCGTCCGTCGAGGTGCCGCTCGACCACGCCGACCCGGCCGGGCGGAGGATCACGCTCGCCCTGTCCCGGATCCCGCACACCGCGGAGAAGTACCAGGGCCCCCTGCTGGTGAACCCGGGCGGCCCCGGCGGCAGCGGTCTGACGCTCGCCGGGTTCGTCGCGTCGTCGCTGCCCCGGCAGGTGGCCGCGCAGTACGACGTCATCGGCTTCGACCCGCGCGGTGTCGGCGCGAGCGAGCCCGCCCTGGACTGCGTACCGGGCCACTTCGGCCACGTGCGCCCCGACACGGTGCCGACCACGCCCGAGGTCGAGCAGGCCAACCTCGCGCGGGTCCGGTCCTTCGCCGAGGCCTGCGGCCGGAAGTACGCCGGTCTGCTGCCGCACATCGACACGGCCGGCGCGGTGCGCGACATGGACGTGATCCGGCGGGCGCTGGGCGCACAGAAGATCAACTACTTCGGTTACTCCTACGGCACGTACCTGGGCGCGGTCTACGCCAAGCTGTTCCCGGAGCGGGTGCGGCGCCTGGTCCTGGACTCGGTCGTCGACCCCACCGAGGTCTGGTACGACGCCAACCTGAACCAGGACCACGCCTTCAACGAGCGCCACCGCGCCTTCATGGCTTGGGTCGCCCGGCACGACTCCGCCTACCGGCTGGGCACCGACCCGGAGAAGGTCGAGGCCGAGTGGTACGCGATGCGCGCGGCGCTCAAGGAGAAGCCGGCCGGCGGCAAGGTGGGCGCCGCGGAGCTGGAGGACACCTACATCCCGGGCGGCTACTACAACGGCTACTGGCCGTATCTCGCCCAGGCGTTCTCGGCGTACGTGAACGACCGGGACGCCGAGCCGCTGATCGAGGCGTTCGAGAACTTCGGCGCCGTCGACGCCGCCGGCGACAACGGCTACAGCATCTACACGGCCGTGGAGTGCCGGGACGCCTCCTGGCCGGACGACTGGCGGCAGTGGCGCAAGGACAACTGGGAGGCGTACGAACGGGCACCGTTCATGACCTGGAACAACGCCTGGTACAACGCTCCGTGCGCGTTCTGGCCGACCGGGCACCTGCGGCCCGAGCGCATCCGCAACAGCAAGCTGCCCCCGGCGCTGCTGTTCCAGGCGACGCACGACGCGGCCACCCCGTACCAGGGCGCCGCCACCGTCCACCGGCTGCTGGACCGCTCCAGCCTGGTGGTGGAGTCGGGCGGCGGCAACCACGGCATCACACTGAGCGGGAACGCCTGCCTGGACCGGCACCTGGCCGCCTATCTGGCCGACGGGACCGTGCCGCGGGGCGGTCACGGGGAGGCCGACGCGGTGTGCGCGCCGCTGCCCGACCCGAAGCCGCTGACGTCGAAGGCGGCGCCGACGACGGCCCGCGGTTCGACGCTGCACGGGCTGCTCGGCTTCCGGGGCTGA
- a CDS encoding class I SAM-dependent methyltransferase — protein MSVTSRYREAWEGFWREAPDGPGAVLWDAEPALTAARHLTLFAPHLSDPGLPLVDLGCGNGTQTRFLADRFPRVVGADLSSAALDRARGADPAGRAEYRRLDAADRAAVRALHAEVGDANVYQRGVLHQSEADDRQALADGIATVVGDRGRAFLVELSEAAGAALRSLAAGPGGPPPKLAPVLRHGIAPGEVADAAVPGFLTAAGLTVLTSGTLPLTTTEYGPDGTRVEVPSLWYVAGRA, from the coding sequence ATGAGCGTGACCAGTCGGTACCGGGAGGCCTGGGAGGGCTTCTGGCGTGAGGCACCGGACGGGCCGGGGGCCGTGCTCTGGGACGCGGAACCCGCCCTGACCGCGGCCCGCCACCTCACCCTGTTCGCACCGCACCTGTCCGACCCCGGCCTGCCCCTGGTGGACCTCGGCTGCGGCAACGGCACCCAGACCCGCTTCCTCGCCGACCGCTTCCCGCGCGTCGTCGGCGCCGACCTGTCCTCCGCCGCCCTGGACCGCGCCCGCGGCGCCGACCCGGCCGGCCGGGCGGAGTACCGCCGGCTGGACGCCGCCGACAGGGCCGCGGTGCGGGCACTGCACGCCGAGGTCGGCGACGCCAACGTCTACCAGCGCGGAGTGCTGCACCAGAGCGAGGCCGACGACCGGCAGGCGCTGGCGGACGGCATCGCCACGGTGGTCGGCGACCGCGGCCGCGCCTTCCTCGTGGAGCTCTCCGAAGCCGCCGGGGCGGCGCTGAGGAGCCTGGCGGCCGGCCCCGGAGGGCCGCCGCCCAAGCTCGCGCCGGTGCTCCGGCACGGCATAGCCCCCGGCGAGGTGGCCGACGCGGCCGTGCCCGGGTTCCTGACCGCGGCCGGACTGACCGTGCTGACGAGCGGCACCCTGCCGCTGACCACCACGGAGTACGGCCCCGACGGCACCCGCGTCGAAGTGCCGTCCCTCTGGTACGTGGCGGGACGCGCCTAG
- a CDS encoding SpoIIE family protein phosphatase has protein sequence MERGTEQDTPPGHRARDAPAAADGGAGRIPLAVVVVDRDGLVSHWSRGARRLFALPKEEALGRPAVDLLPVTGALPEEGEDTPYGEYAAYDGPGPGLGASLGGGPAYPAAGRARLAASGTDRVEVLWWAYPLVGPGRERLLVLAADADGLRTDGAGAYERIAPGFARHTDLPGAEDLARRLPEILPSMSVGDSARIVSQVLELGYPVLEFSQNDRVPVTPDWGVPRRAERRQRRERAARAPAAGEPGPEELRDEGEDLEYAAVRERLEFLNEVSSRIGTSLDLSRTIVEVSKAVVPRFTDVAGTYLREQVVAGEGFDEGVPDTTTMWHRVALEHTDEPGRWEDVVPVGEAMPFPAHTPFFQCMTTGEPVLVPRISEEMGHAIASQFDKRDIRPLITGRSMLVVPLKARHAVLGFMILLRHPERQVFNDMDRVTGAELAARAGLVLDNARMYTYQENVAETLQDSMLPHIPPRMAGCDIATRYLPGTLLGRIGGDWFDAVKLPGARTAFVVGDVMGHGLNSAAMMGQLRTAVQTMAGLDLPPAQLLRNLDDLAQRLGDTYLATCLYAVYDPIAGELSLANAGHIPPVLVRAADGRSELLDLPTGAPIGVGGVPFEAVRVPVEPGDRLVMCTDGLVEVRGEDIGVGLATLCESAAHPAASMDDACDAIVRALAVTFSEAGRGGRKDDVALLMARLGGIEPDAVAEWRLRPDPSEVGRARAAVRERLHDWGLPKLVDSTELMVSELVTNAVRHSHARPVALRLVRGDTLLCEVEDDDHELPTLLNARPADEFGRGLRVVSTLAREWGTSRTAAGKSVWCELTLPRR, from the coding sequence ATGGAACGTGGCACCGAGCAGGACACACCCCCCGGTCACCGCGCCCGGGACGCACCGGCGGCCGCGGACGGCGGTGCCGGCCGGATCCCGCTGGCCGTGGTCGTCGTCGACCGCGACGGACTCGTCTCCCACTGGAGCAGGGGCGCGCGGCGGCTGTTCGCACTCCCCAAGGAGGAGGCGCTCGGCCGCCCGGCCGTCGACCTGCTCCCCGTGACCGGTGCGCTGCCCGAGGAAGGGGAGGACACCCCGTACGGGGAGTACGCGGCCTACGACGGTCCGGGGCCCGGCCTCGGCGCCTCCCTCGGCGGCGGGCCGGCCTACCCCGCCGCGGGCCGGGCCCGCCTCGCCGCGTCCGGGACCGACCGCGTCGAGGTGCTCTGGTGGGCCTACCCCCTGGTCGGCCCGGGGCGGGAGCGGCTGCTGGTGCTGGCGGCCGACGCGGACGGACTGCGCACGGACGGGGCCGGGGCGTACGAACGCATCGCGCCCGGCTTCGCCCGGCACACCGACCTCCCCGGCGCCGAGGACCTCGCCCGCCGGCTCCCCGAGATCCTCCCCAGCATGAGCGTGGGCGACAGCGCCCGCATCGTCTCCCAGGTCCTCGAACTCGGCTACCCGGTCCTGGAGTTCAGCCAGAACGACCGGGTGCCGGTCACCCCCGACTGGGGCGTGCCCCGGCGCGCCGAACGCCGGCAGCGACGGGAGCGGGCCGCCCGGGCGCCGGCGGCAGGCGAGCCGGGGCCCGAGGAGCTGCGGGACGAGGGCGAGGACCTCGAGTACGCGGCCGTCAGGGAACGCCTGGAGTTCCTCAACGAGGTCAGCTCCCGCATCGGCACCTCCCTCGACCTCTCGCGCACCATCGTCGAGGTCAGCAAGGCCGTCGTGCCCCGCTTCACCGACGTCGCCGGCACCTATCTGCGCGAACAGGTCGTTGCCGGCGAGGGGTTCGACGAGGGCGTGCCGGACACCACCACCATGTGGCACCGGGTCGCGCTGGAGCACACCGACGAACCGGGCCGCTGGGAGGACGTGGTGCCGGTCGGGGAGGCCATGCCCTTTCCGGCGCACACGCCGTTCTTCCAGTGCATGACCACCGGCGAACCCGTCCTCGTGCCGCGCATCAGCGAGGAGATGGGCCATGCCATCGCCTCGCAGTTCGACAAGCGCGACATCCGGCCGCTGATCACCGGCCGCTCCATGCTGGTCGTCCCGCTGAAGGCACGTCACGCCGTCCTCGGCTTCATGATCCTGCTGCGCCACCCGGAGCGGCAGGTCTTCAACGACATGGACCGGGTCACCGGCGCCGAACTCGCCGCCCGCGCGGGCCTGGTGCTCGACAACGCGCGCATGTACACGTACCAGGAGAACGTCGCCGAGACGCTCCAGGACAGCATGCTGCCGCACATCCCGCCGCGCATGGCGGGCTGCGACATCGCCACCCGCTATCTGCCCGGCACCCTGCTCGGCCGGATCGGCGGAGACTGGTTCGACGCGGTGAAACTGCCCGGCGCCCGCACCGCGTTCGTCGTCGGCGACGTCATGGGCCACGGGCTGAACTCGGCCGCGATGATGGGCCAGTTGCGCACCGCCGTGCAGACCATGGCCGGACTGGACCTGCCGCCCGCGCAGTTGCTGCGCAACCTCGACGACCTCGCCCAGCGGCTCGGCGACACCTACCTCGCGACCTGTCTGTACGCCGTCTACGACCCCATCGCCGGCGAGCTGAGCCTCGCCAACGCCGGGCACATCCCGCCCGTCCTGGTCCGGGCCGCCGACGGGCGCAGCGAACTGCTCGACCTGCCCACCGGGGCGCCCATCGGCGTCGGCGGGGTGCCCTTCGAGGCGGTGCGCGTGCCCGTGGAGCCCGGCGACCGGCTGGTGATGTGCACCGACGGGCTGGTCGAGGTGCGCGGCGAGGACATCGGCGTCGGCCTCGCCACGCTGTGCGAGTCCGCCGCCCACCCGGCCGCCTCCATGGACGACGCCTGCGACGCCATCGTCCGGGCCCTCGCGGTGACGTTCTCGGAAGCGGGTCGCGGCGGCCGCAAGGACGACGTGGCCCTGCTGATGGCCCGGCTGGGCGGCATCGAGCCGGACGCCGTCGCCGAATGGCGGCTGCGCCCCGACCCGTCGGAGGTGGGCCGGGCCCGCGCGGCGGTCCGTGAGCGACTGCACGACTGGGGGCTGCCGAAGCTCGTGGACAGCACCGAGCTGATGGTCAGCGAGCTGGTCACCAACGCCGTACGGCACTCCCACGCCCGGCCCGTCGCCCTGCGGCTGGTGCGCGGGGACACGCTGCTGTGCGAGGTGGAGGACGACGACCACGAACTGCCCACGCTGCTCAACGCCCGCCCGGCGGACGAGTTCGGGCGCGGGCTGCGCGTCGTCAGCACCCTGGCCCGTGAGTGGGGGACGAGCCGGACGGCGGCCGGCAAGAGCGTGTGGTGCGAACTGACGCTGCCGCGCCGCTGA